The segment GTCCGTCTTGCCGGTGTCCCCGCCCGGCTTGCCGCACAGCTCCGGCAGGAGATGCGCGCCCTCGGCGGCGAGGCGGTGGCCCCCACCGGTACCTCTTCCGCAACCGACGTCATCCTTGTCGGTTCTCCGCAGACTCTGGCTCTGCTCTGTGAACGTCTGGCCGGGATGCCAGGCCAGTCGGCCGAACTGGCCGATGCACTGTCCGCTCTGCTGCGGAACCTCGCACGGCCGCCACGTTTTCTGGCCGGACGCAGTTGCCGGTTACCGCTTGCGCGGCCGCTCATCATGGGAATCCTCAATGTAACCCCCGATTCCTTCTCCGACGGTGGCCGCTTCTGTTCCGTGGAGAGCGCCCTACGCCGTGGGCTGGAGCTGGCCGCCGAGGGGGCCGATCTCATCGATGTCGGCGGCGAAAGCACACGGCCCGGAGCGACCCCCGTAAGTGCGCAGGAGGAGATCGACCGGGTGGTCCCGGTAATTGAGGCGCTGCGCCGGGAGGTGGCGCTCCCTCTGTCGGTCGACACCAGCAAGGCAGCGGTCGCCTCGGCTTCCGTAGCTGCTGGTGCCGAATTCATCAACGATATCAGTGGCCTGCGCTTCGACCCAGAGATGGCCGCGACGGCCGCAGCTACCGGCGCCGGTCTTTTTCTGATGCATACCCGCGGGCGTCCCGATCAAATGCAGGCGGAAACGCACTATGCCGACCTGCTCGGCGAGGTCGTCGATTACCTGCAGCAGGGGCTGATGCAGGCTGCCGCCGCCGGCGTCCCGACGGAGAAACTGGCGGTCGACCCCGGCATCGGCTTCGGCAAGAGTGCCGAGGGGAACCTTGAATTGCTTCGCCGCCTGCCGGAACTGCAGAGCCTGGGGCGCCCCGTGTTGCTCGGTACCTCGCGCAAGAGCTTCATCGGCCGAGTCATCGGTCGGACCGAGCCGGAGCAACGCCTTGCGGGGACTCTGGCTACTGTCGCCCTGGGTGTGGCGCGCGGAGCGCAGATCTTCCGGGTGCATGACGTGCGCCCGGCTCGGGATGCGGCACTGATGGCCTGGACCGTCTGCCGGAAGGATGTGCCGGGCCTCTACTGACCCTTTTCTTTTCCAAGCCGGTGCCGATATGGGCGAGATGCTCGACATGTTCAAAAACTTCAGGTGGCTTCTCGACCTGCTCGACATCTGCCTCGTTGCCTTCATCATCTACCGGATCATCCTGCTCATCAAGGGAACCCGCGCCGTCCAGATGCTGCTCGGCCTGGCGGTCCTGCTCATTCTCTATGTCGCTTCCCAGCTCGGGGGGCTCTACACCCTGCACTGGCTCCTCGACAATTTCCTTTCCTCGATCATTCTGGTCATCGTCGTCCTGTTCCAGAACGATATCCGCCGGGCGCTGATCCATGTCGGCCGCAATCCGTTCTTCGCCGATCTCTCCTACCAGGAAGAGACCGAGGTCATGGACGAGCTGGTAAAGGCCTGCGTCAACATGGCCAGCAAGCGCATCGGCGCCCTGATCGTCATCGAGCGGGAGACCGGCCTCAAGGATTTCCTTGAAGTCGGCGTCGAGATCGACGCCAAGGTCTCCTCGGACCTCATCACCTCCATCTTTCTGCCCTATTCGCCGATCCATGACGGCGCCCTGGTGATTCAGCAGGGGCGGCTCAAACGGGCCGGCTGCTTCCTGCCCCTGTCGCAGAATCCTGACATCAGCAAGTCCCTCGGTACCCGGCACCGCGCGGCCATCGGGCTGACCGAACTGGTTGATGCGGTTGCCATCGTCGTCTCCGAAGAGACCGGCAAGATTTCGGTTGTTATCGGCGGGCGCATCACCCGTGATCTCGATTCGACTTCGTTGAAGCGGGTGCTCAAACGTCTGTTCGAACCGCGCACCGTGAAGAAAAAGAAGAAATAGCCATGCTGGGTTCACTGTCCGACAACTGGGTTCTGAAGCTGCTCTCCCTGGCGTTTGCTCTGGTTCTGTGGTTTTTTGTCATGGGGGAGCGCAAGCTGGAGGTCGGTTATACCGTTCCGCTGGAGCTGAAGAATGTCCCGGAGGGGATGATGGTTGCCAACGAGGTGCCGAGCCTGATCGACGTGCGCCTGAGTGGACCGCGTACCCTGCTGATGAATCTCAGCCCCAAGGATATCAGCATCTCGGTCGATCTGGTCGATCTCAAGCCGGGCCTGACCTCCTTCAAACGCCTGGAAGAGCGATTGAACATTCCCAGTGGCGTCAAGGTCACCCGCCTCTCTCCCTCTTTCATTGATGTCAAGCTGGAGCGGATAAGGGAGAAGGTGGTGCCGCTCAGGGTCGTCTTCACCGGTATTCCGGCCGAGGGATTTCAACTGGGCGCCGTCCGTCTCAAACCGGACCAGGTGACCGTGCAAGGGGCGGAGAGCGAGATCAAGGATATCGCCGAAGTGACCACCGATCCGGTGGAGGTCGAGGGGGCGAAGGAGAGTTTCACCCTGATGGTGCCGATCAGTTACCGGGGCAAGTACACCTGGCTGAACGATAGCGAAGCCGTCGAAGTGCGGGTGAGTGTCGAACCGCTGCCGCCGGCCGGCGAGAAAAAAAACGGGAGAAGTCGCTAAATGGAGAAGAAACTGTTCGGGACCGACGGGGTCCGCGGGGTGGCCAATATCTATCCCATGACCACCGAGATGGCCATGCAGCTCGGTCGCGCCGCGGCCTATGTGTTCAAGGACGGCAACCGTCGGCACCGCATCGTCATCGGCAAGGATACCCGTCTGTCGGGCTACATGATCGAGAATGCCCTGGCGGCAGGCATCTGCTCCATGGGAGTGGACGTGCTGCAGGTCGGGCCGTTGCCGACGCCGGGGATTGCCTTCATCACCGCCTCGATGCGGGCCGATGCCGGGGTGGTCATCTCAGCCTCGCACAACGCCTACCAGGACAACGGCATCAAGTTCTTCTCCCGGGACGGCTTCAAGCTTCCCGACGAGCTGGAACTGCGGATCGAGGAGTTGATTTTCTCCAAGAAAATAGATTCGCTGCGTCCCACCGCCGCGGAGGTCGGCAAGGCCTTCCGCATCGACGACGCCCGCGGTCGCTACATCGTCTTTCTCAAAAATTCCTTCCCTCGGGATCTCGATCTCAGCGGCCTGAAGATCGTTCTCGACTGCGCCAACGGGGCGGCCTACAAGGCGGCGCCAGCAGTGCTCGAGGAACTTGGCGCCGAGGTCGTCGCGCTGGGGGTCTCTCCCAACGGCACCAACATCAACGCCGGTTGCGGTTCCCTCCATCCGGAGGTCATGTCCGAGGCGGTGAAAGAGCACCGCGCTCACCTGGGAATGGCCCTGGACGGCGATGCCGACCGGGTGATCTTCGTCGACGAGTTCGGCAACGAGGTGGACGGCGACCACA is part of the Desulfuromonadales bacterium genome and harbors:
- the folP gene encoding dihydropteroate synthase gives rise to the protein MVSAPRLLWLESEEELCREFQGIGIEPAEAVHFAAAAERRLVRLAGVPARLAAQLRQEMRALGGEAVAPTGTSSATDVILVGSPQTLALLCERLAGMPGQSAELADALSALLRNLARPPRFLAGRSCRLPLARPLIMGILNVTPDSFSDGGRFCSVESALRRGLELAAEGADLIDVGGESTRPGATPVSAQEEIDRVVPVIEALRREVALPLSVDTSKAAVASASVAAGAEFINDISGLRFDPEMAATAAATGAGLFLMHTRGRPDQMQAETHYADLLGEVVDYLQQGLMQAAAAGVPTEKLAVDPGIGFGKSAEGNLELLRRLPELQSLGRPVLLGTSRKSFIGRVIGRTEPEQRLAGTLATVALGVARGAQIFRVHDVRPARDAALMAWTVCRKDVPGLY
- the cdaA gene encoding diadenylate cyclase CdaA; amino-acid sequence: MGEMLDMFKNFRWLLDLLDICLVAFIIYRIILLIKGTRAVQMLLGLAVLLILYVASQLGGLYTLHWLLDNFLSSIILVIVVLFQNDIRRALIHVGRNPFFADLSYQEETEVMDELVKACVNMASKRIGALIVIERETGLKDFLEVGVEIDAKVSSDLITSIFLPYSPIHDGALVIQQGRLKRAGCFLPLSQNPDISKSLGTRHRAAIGLTELVDAVAIVVSEETGKISVVIGGRITRDLDSTSLKRVLKRLFEPRTVKKKKK
- a CDS encoding CdaR family protein, with the translated sequence MLGSLSDNWVLKLLSLAFALVLWFFVMGERKLEVGYTVPLELKNVPEGMMVANEVPSLIDVRLSGPRTLLMNLSPKDISISVDLVDLKPGLTSFKRLEERLNIPSGVKVTRLSPSFIDVKLERIREKVVPLRVVFTGIPAEGFQLGAVRLKPDQVTVQGAESEIKDIAEVTTDPVEVEGAKESFTLMVPISYRGKYTWLNDSEAVEVRVSVEPLPPAGEKKNGRSR
- the glmM gene encoding phosphoglucosamine mutase, which codes for MEKKLFGTDGVRGVANIYPMTTEMAMQLGRAAAYVFKDGNRRHRIVIGKDTRLSGYMIENALAAGICSMGVDVLQVGPLPTPGIAFITASMRADAGVVISASHNAYQDNGIKFFSRDGFKLPDELELRIEELIFSKKIDSLRPTAAEVGKAFRIDDARGRYIVFLKNSFPRDLDLSGLKIVLDCANGAAYKAAPAVLEELGAEVVALGVSPNGTNINAGCGSLHPEVMSEAVKEHRAHLGMALDGDADRVIFVDEFGNEVDGDHIMAICATHLLKQNKLAKKTLVATVMSNMGLDIALKQAGGKVVKTAVGDRYVVEEMLRGGFNLGGEQSGHMIFLDHNTTGDGMISALQVLAIMQRTGRRLSELARVMIALPQVLLNVRVAERRNLTECPGVQKAIAAAEQLLGETGRVLIRYSGTEPLLRIMLEGQDKYRITELAQGIATAIEKELGGRKENK